One window of Schistosoma mansoni, WGS project CABG00000000 data, chromosome 2 unplaced supercontig 0171, strain Puerto Rico, whole genome shotgun sequence genomic DNA carries:
- a CDS encoding requim, req/dpf2, putative, translated as MSSEPNEFTYDKLLAFASRYNRRLQQDKLSRLPFLDSATGIAQRPCLLYRNQREREGGYLTQVYRYRSHRWKKSKRTGQLPSFLYHGDVLNGVAKMDRPNISGLDSCSKDVEDDSRSTWAACPEYDMDSDASDFADENFGVRRRRKKGRTPRISRSNYSGPGRRRSTYTSFDDDSNDRQTSLPVFLCEFCGVRYRSRAGLNYHINSQHSETPRMSCARPAFMSPYRGTDGHHHNPHPHSQQQEQQSHSQTNHLLNGSVINSRTTSNHTSTSHSTSVTNKNSSNNNLCSSVNGSFGPSRVRPSVIEQGGGSLIIEAQEWRDMNNTDSSEHTCDFCLGDESLNKKTGRSEDMLRCSDCGRFAHFSCLQFTPNMITSVHTYRWQCIECKTCWLCGTSENDEQMLFCDDCDRGYHMYCLNPPLSEPPEGSWSCKLCVDRFQTSAASFSTSFVNG; from the exons ATGTCATCTGAACCGAACGAATTTACCTATGACAAACTGCTTGCTTTTGCATCGAGGTATAACCGGCGACTACAACAGGATAAACTTAGTCGTTTACCATTTCTGGACAGCGCCACAGGGATAGCTCAAAGACCGTGCTTGCTTTACCGCAACCAAAGAGAAAGGGAGGGAG GCTACCTGACTCAGGTTTATCGATATCGTTCCCACAGGTGGAAGAAAAGCAAACGAACTGGCCAGCTCCCTTCTTTCCTGTATCATGGAGATGTGTTAAACGGGGTTGCTAAAATGG ATCGTCCCAATATCTCAGGATTAGACTCGTGTTCTAAGGATGTAGAGGATGATAGTCGTAGTACTTGGGCTGCATGTCCAGAATATGATATGGATTCTGATGCAAGTGATTTCGCAGATGAAAACTTTGGAGTTCGTAGACGCCGAAAAAAAGGCCGG ACTCCACGCATAAGCAGGTCCAACTACTCTGGACCTGGTCGGCGACGTTCTACTTATACCTCATTCGATGATGACTCGAATGACCGTCAAACATCCTTGCCAGTATTTCTGTGTGAGTTTTGTGGCGTACGATACAGATCGCGAGCCGGACTAAATTACCACATTAATTCACAGCATTCAGAG ACACCACGAATGAGTTGTGCACGACCGGCCTTTATGTCTCCTTATCGAGGAACAGATGGACATCATCACAACCCCCATCCTCATTCTCAACAACAAGAGCAACAGTCTCACAGTCAAACTAATCATTTGCTCAATGGGTCAGTAATTAATTCAAGAACTACCAGTAATCACACTTCTACTTCTCATTCCACTTCTGTAACTAATAAGAATAGTAGTAACAATAATCTTTGTTCTTCTGTAAATGGTTCATTCGGCCCTTCACGAGTTCGCCCTTCAGTCATTGAACAAGGCGGTGGTAGCCTAA TTATTGAAGCACAAGAATGGCGGGATATGAATAATACAGACTCATCAGAACATACCTGTGACTTTTGCCTAGGTGATGAAAGTTTGAATAAGAAGACTGGGAGATCAGAAGATATGTTAAGATGTTCAGATTGTGGACGTTTTGCTCACTTTTCTTGTTTACAGTTTACACCAAATATGATTACTTCTGTACATACTTACCGGTGGCAGTGTATTGAATGTAAAACGTGTTGGCTTTGTGGTACTTCAGAAAATGAT GAACAAATGCTTTTTTGTGATGATTGTGATCGAGGTTACCACATGTACTGTTTAAATCCACCATTATCTGAGCCACCAGAAGGTAGTTGGAGTTGTAAACTATGCGTAGATCGTTTTCAAACATCGGCCGCTTCTTTTTCTACCTCTTTTGTTAAC GGTTGA